A region from the Vicia villosa cultivar HV-30 ecotype Madison, WI linkage group LG3, Vvil1.0, whole genome shotgun sequence genome encodes:
- the LOC131655060 gene encoding FCS-Like Zinc finger 10-like: MLRKRSSSIQKDQHNMGYLTNSDANSENFGRNIKGNSIFNMPCLFVGLGPKGFLDSDSVRSPTSPLDTKVLSNLGNPVRNQRSSLFEENRRSWDCCKVGLSIVESLEDCNCSRFCRKTLQMMIKTTPICETCMDSFKSSESLPKDFCTRNESLIHKGECESNVLFEIGETSLELGEPIGRTRSCSMNSCKSLKASDSYIDDFDMKDAAFQVSFPPHFIGGNENSNAIALAELKPNTLSMCSSDEILKSLSASEIELSEDYTCVISHGPNPKTTHIFCDCVLETHPDLCVKNHFKNEEHEKEKVVNLIGKGLQTPNQYPSRAFLSFCHHCDKKLEEGKDIYIYRGEKAFCSLTCREMAIMIDEELEKSNPPCENSPKPKPGEQIFETGIPAII, from the exons ATGCTGAGGAAGAGAAGCAGTTCAATCCAGAAAGATCAACACAACATGGGTTATTTGACAAATTCTGATGCTAATTCTGAAAACTTCGGTCGCAATATCAAAGGCAACTCGATTTTCAATATGCCTTGTTTGTTTGTGGGTTTAGGACCAAAAGGGTTTTTGGATTCGGATTCGGTTAGAAGTCCAACTTCACCTCTAGATACTAAAGTTCTTTCGAATTTAGGTAACCCTGTTAGGAACCAAAGATCTTCACTTTTTGAGGAGAATCGGAGGAGTTGGGATTGTTGCAAAGTTGGGTTAAGTATTGTGGAGTCTTTGGAAGATTGTAACTGTTCTAGGTTTTGTCGAAAAACTCTTCAAATGATGATCAAAACAACTCCAATTTGTGAAACTTGTATGGATTCTTTTAAGTCATCTGAGTCTTTGCCTAAAGACTTTTGTACCCGAAACGAATCTCTTATTCATAAGGGTGAATGTGAATCCAATGTCCTTTTTGAGATTGGTGAAACTAGCTTAGAACTCGGTGAACCGATTGGGAGAACTAGGTCTTGTTCAATGAATTCGTGCAAATCATTGAAAGCTAGTgattcatatattgatgattttgatatgaAAGATGCAGCATTTCAAGTTAGCTTTCCTCCTCATTTTATTGGAGGAAACGAGAACTCAAATGCCATTGCATTGGCAGAGTTGAAACCAAACACTTTGTCCATGTGTTCCTCCGATGAAATTTTGAAGTCTCTATCGGCTAGTGAGATTGAGCTTTCTGAGGATTATACATGTGTGATCTCTCATGGGCCTAAtcccaaaacaactcatatttttTGTGATTGCGTTTTGGAAACTCATCCTGATTTATGTGTTAAAAACCATTTTAAGAATGAAGAGCACGAGAAGGAGAAGGTAGTGAATCTGATTGGTAAAGGGTTACAAACTCCAAACCAGTATCCCTCTCGTGCCTTCTTAAGTTTCTGTCACCATTGCGACAAGAAACTCGAGGAGGGGAAAGATATTTATATCTATAG AGGTGAGAAAGCATTTTGCAGCTTAACTTGTCGCGAAATGGCGATTATGATCGATGAAGAGCTTGAGAAATCCAACCCTCCTTGTGAGAACTCTCCAAAACCGAAACCCGGTGAGCAAATTTTTGAAACAGGAATCCCAGCAATCATATAA